One genomic window of Desulfomonilia bacterium includes the following:
- a CDS encoding metal ABC transporter substrate-binding protein: MLVSIGRKCIFSVLVSFFILVIAGGAFASGEKVNVLCTTFPIYQITRNVVKGSSGMNVELMLPSNLGCPHDYSLTPGDMQKIAKADVLVINGLGMEEFLGAPVKRASSRLLIIDSSAGIRNLLEYTEEDHDMKGHHEEKVHLHEGLNPHLFASPHMYGLLAVNIARGLSKADPKGAGIYGRNATEYKLKMDRLADEFTSLVKKLKNRNIVTQHGAFDYLARDTGLRIVAVLQSHPGMEPSASEMISIIGKIRKYRAGAIYYEPQFSSRTPEAISKETGIPAAILDPCATGPDNAGLDYYERVMRRNIVTIQRTLGSI, encoded by the coding sequence ATGCTTGTGAGTATCGGAAGGAAATGTATCTTTTCTGTCCTGGTATCCTTTTTCATTCTTGTTATTGCCGGAGGAGCATTTGCCTCCGGGGAAAAGGTTAATGTCCTCTGCACGACATTTCCCATATATCAGATAACCAGGAATGTGGTTAAGGGAAGCAGTGGCATGAACGTAGAACTGATGCTGCCGTCAAATCTGGGCTGTCCTCATGACTATTCGCTGACGCCGGGGGACATGCAGAAGATAGCAAAAGCGGATGTACTCGTTATAAACGGTCTGGGTATGGAAGAATTCCTTGGTGCTCCGGTAAAAAGGGCGAGCAGCCGCCTTCTAATCATTGACAGTTCGGCAGGTATCAGGAACCTGCTTGAATACACTGAAGAGGACCACGATATGAAAGGGCATCACGAAGAAAAAGTCCATCTTCACGAAGGTCTTAATCCGCACCTGTTTGCCAGTCCTCATATGTATGGACTGCTTGCAGTCAACATCGCCCGGGGGCTTTCAAAGGCCGATCCGAAAGGAGCCGGAATCTACGGCAGAAATGCAACAGAGTATAAACTGAAGATGGACCGCCTGGCAGACGAATTTACTTCTCTGGTTAAAAAGCTCAAAAACAGGAATATCGTCACACAGCACGGGGCGTTTGATTACCTTGCCCGTGATACGGGGCTCAGAATAGTCGCCGTTCTTCAGTCGCATCCCGGCATGGAGCCATCGGCATCGGAGATGATTTCGATAATCGGAAAGATCAGAAAATACAGGGCAGGGGCAATCTACTATGAGCCTCAGTTCTCTTCAAGGACACCAGAGGCTATATCGAAAGAGACCGGCATTCCGGCAGCAATACTCGATCCGTGTGCCACGGGTCCTGATAACGCAGGTCTTGATTATTATGAAAGGGTTATGAGAAGAAATATCGTAACGATACAAAGGACACTGGGAAGCATATAG
- a CDS encoding transcriptional repressor, protein MYKRNTTQRKLLEEIISSSPTPLSVQEILSEGKKSIKTLNLATVYRNLKILIDSEWLKVVSHPALGNLYEMKEKSHHHHFHCHKCDRVYQLDGCPLKKTGISPPGFVLQDHEVYLSGICADCNRR, encoded by the coding sequence ATGTATAAAAGAAACACAACCCAGAGAAAACTGCTTGAAGAGATCATATCCTCAAGCCCGACCCCCTTGAGTGTTCAGGAAATCCTGTCCGAAGGAAAAAAGAGCATAAAAACGCTCAATCTGGCAACCGTTTACAGAAACCTTAAGATTCTCATAGATTCGGAATGGCTCAAGGTCGTCTCTCACCCGGCGCTTGGCAACCTCTATGAAATGAAGGAAAAAAGCCATCACCACCATTTTCACTGCCACAAATGCGACAGGGTTTACCAGCTTGATGGGTGTCCTTTAAAAAAGACGGGCATCTCGCCACCCGGATTTGTGCTTCAGGACCATGAGGTTTACCTCTCGGGCATCTGCGCAGACTGCAACAGGCGCTGA